In a single window of the Gemmatimonadaceae bacterium genome:
- a CDS encoding YaiO family outer membrane beta-barrel protein, with protein MSRTLRTLLLAALFLCSAESLAAQDPWRHVMTVELRAGRDALSNGAAAWQDQGASLRYSASTRAGLGVGAEQLQRFGREDRRATAELFIPLGRRVTVGVEGEASDTHVMVPRQGGAAQLNLALPAGWGLTARGALRRYDDNDVRGGSAGIEKYLGNAMLSYSATAMQLARLDPVVTHSARYAYFFGDRGSFTVQGSVGTEVEALMATGPLVVPVRGVGAWGVIPVAPHLALTWASDVSRHAGFFTRKRAQVGVRVVSR; from the coding sequence ATGTCTCGCACCCTTCGCACACTCCTCCTCGCCGCGTTGTTCCTGTGCTCCGCCGAATCGCTGGCGGCGCAGGACCCGTGGCGCCACGTGATGACCGTCGAGCTGCGCGCCGGTCGCGATGCGCTCAGCAATGGCGCCGCAGCGTGGCAGGACCAGGGGGCGTCGCTCCGCTACAGCGCGAGCACCCGAGCCGGCCTTGGCGTGGGCGCCGAGCAGCTGCAACGCTTCGGAAGGGAGGACCGGCGCGCCACCGCCGAGCTGTTCATCCCGCTTGGGCGCCGCGTCACCGTTGGCGTGGAGGGCGAGGCGAGCGACACGCACGTCATGGTGCCGCGGCAGGGAGGGGCGGCGCAGCTCAACCTTGCACTCCCTGCCGGGTGGGGACTTACCGCGCGCGGTGCGCTGCGCCGCTATGACGACAACGACGTGCGCGGCGGATCGGCGGGTATCGAGAAGTATCTCGGGAACGCCATGCTCTCGTACTCGGCGACCGCCATGCAGCTGGCGAGGCTCGACCCGGTGGTGACGCATAGCGCACGCTACGCGTACTTCTTTGGCGATCGCGGTTCGTTCACGGTGCAGGGGTCGGTGGGGACGGAGGTCGAGGCGCTCATGGCGACGGGGCCGCTCGTGGTTCCGGTGCGCGGCGTGGGCGCGTGGGGGGTGATTCCCGTGGCGCCGCACCTGGCGCTGACGTGGGCGAGCGACGTGTCGCGGCACGCGGGGTTCTTCACCCGCAAGCGGGCGCAGGTAGGGGTGCGCGTCGTGTCGCGTTAG